The window AACATCAGCATCTCCGCAAGCTCCCTGCAGCTATAGTCATCGAACTGGAAGAAGTGCTCCACCCGTTCGCAGAACCCTTTGTTCAAAGAGAAAGCATCCTTCATAGGCTTCGTGCAGCCAGCGAAGATCACAAGGACTCTGCCTTCCTCGACCGCTGACATGATCTCATCCAAAGCTTCCTCCCCGTATGTAATGTAGCTTCCTGAAGTGTCTGAAGGGGATAGGCAGTGTGCGTCATCTATGAACAAGATCTTACCCCTTGTATCTTGAATCTACAGTTGATGTTCCGTCTACGCAAAGTCAGAATGCTTATTTATCGACTTGCCATAATTAAAGACAAACAGATACACTACCTTTTTTACAGTCTTTTGCCTGGTTTCATCGTAATATTTGCTGACCAAATCCGTTGGTTCAACCTGGAATACATTGGCGCGAAACAGAACCCCTACAGAAGAGAGCAGTTTACATAGGATTCTTGCAACTGTGGTCTTGCCCGTGCCGGGGTTTCCCAGAAATGCCATGTGTGGGAGGTTTTTGTGGCTGAGGTTTACTCCCATGGCGCGGCGGTTCTTGTCCAAGAGCATGCCCTTGCCCAATTTCCGGAGATGCGCCTTCACCTCGTCCAGTCCTATGATCTTCGATAGTTCGATTTCCAATTCATCCATTGGCCCTGTCATTCTCAGTGTGGTATTCGTATCACTCTGAATTGCTCTTGCTTAGTACATATAGTAGTAGCTTTTATTCAGGCTGGATTTAATGTCAGTGACTTTTGACCTTTCGGTTGGCCGTAACCGCCATTAGTTTTATGAGACGTATTGATGGCGAGGTCTTCCATATTCCTCGTAGGTGAAAATCCAACTGATAAACCTAACTAATAGGTAGAGACGCTTCCTAGCTCTCTAACTGATAGGTCGGGAGTTCAAGTCACGTCGAGTGCGTGAGTGTGGGGTGTGTGTTAGTCgtaattcaaaaaattctaaaaccaTACATTCACTTCAATTGGTAAGACGTTTCCACTCCACCAACATAACAAGCAACACAAGCACAATAGATTATATACAAGAAAGCTACTTGCAGCATAAAGCTAAATACTACTCTACAAGTTCACATCTCAATATTTACACAAATT is drawn from Salvia hispanica cultivar TCC Black 2014 chromosome 6, UniMelb_Shisp_WGS_1.0, whole genome shotgun sequence and contains these coding sequences:
- the LOC125194392 gene encoding stage V sporulation protein K-like; translated protein: MEDLAINTSHKTNGGYGQPKGPMDELEIELSKIIGLDEVKAHLRKLGKGMLLDKNRRAMGVNLSHKNLPHMAFLGNPGTGKTTVARILCKLLSSVGVLFRANVFQVEPTDLVSKYYDETRQKTVKKIQDTRGKILFIDDAHCLSPSDTSGSYITYGEEALDEIMSAVEEGRVLVIFAGCTKPMKDAFSLNKGFCERVEHFFQFDDYSCRELAEMLMLKVSKPDERSRLFGFKLGSCCSVDAVASLIERKTSEKMRSKMNGRLVDHMLNNGRDHLDSRLGSEAKGDELLTITLADLEAGLDQLVRRLNVG